From the genome of Bacteroidales bacterium, one region includes:
- a CDS encoding CTP synthase, with protein sequence MQTKYVFVTGGVISSLGKGIISASLAKLLQARGYSTTIQKLDPYLNVDPGTLNPYEHGECYVTDDGAETDLDLGHYERFLNTPTSQANNVTTGRIYQTIIERERRGDFLGKTVQVIPHITDEIKRRIKLLGTKDKYDIVITEIGGTVGDIESLPYIEAVRQMRWEHGENCLSIHLTHVPFIAATGELKTKPTQHSVKTLLEAGVQPDILVLRTEKKLNADIRKKVALFCNVEPTSVIESIDLKTIYEVPIRMLEEKLDAIALKKLGLPVGNEPELTNWRNFLSKISNPKTVIDVAIVGKYVELQDAYKSITEAFIHAGSVHDCKVRVNWIHSEHLDEQNVNKKFENCSGILVAPGFGARGVEGKLVAVKYARENNIPFLGICLGMQCAVVEFARNVLKIPDANSTEMDSKTKNPVVDLMVEQKGSLDLGGTMRLGSYPCTISENTKAFEAYKCKEINERHRHRYEFNNNYRDKLASAGMVFSGTNIDTDLVEIIELKDHRWFVGVQFHPEYKSTVVNPHPLFIAFIKSAIEFKSEFDKRNNK encoded by the coding sequence ATGCAAACCAAGTATGTATTTGTTACAGGAGGAGTTATAAGCTCATTAGGTAAAGGTATTATTTCAGCATCTTTAGCAAAATTGTTGCAGGCAAGAGGCTACTCTACAACAATACAGAAACTTGACCCATATTTAAATGTCGATCCGGGTACGTTAAATCCATACGAACACGGAGAGTGTTATGTTACAGACGATGGTGCCGAAACCGACTTAGACTTAGGACATTACGAGCGGTTTCTGAACACACCAACATCTCAGGCAAACAATGTTACAACGGGTAGAATCTATCAAACAATAATTGAGAGAGAGAGACGCGGCGATTTTCTTGGAAAGACAGTTCAGGTTATTCCGCATATTACTGATGAGATAAAAAGACGCATAAAACTACTTGGAACAAAAGATAAGTACGATATTGTAATTACCGAAATAGGCGGTACAGTTGGCGATATTGAATCTCTTCCATATATAGAGGCAGTTCGACAAATGCGTTGGGAACATGGGGAAAACTGCCTTTCAATACATCTGACTCATGTACCATTTATTGCAGCAACAGGTGAGTTAAAAACAAAACCTACACAGCACTCAGTAAAAACTCTTTTAGAAGCAGGAGTTCAGCCCGATATTCTTGTTCTGAGAACGGAAAAAAAATTAAATGCTGATATTAGAAAAAAAGTTGCTCTTTTTTGTAACGTAGAGCCAACATCTGTTATTGAATCAATTGACTTAAAGACAATATACGAAGTTCCGATAAGGATGCTTGAGGAAAAACTAGATGCTATTGCACTTAAGAAACTTGGTTTGCCTGTTGGAAATGAGCCTGAATTGACAAACTGGAGAAATTTTTTGAGTAAAATAAGCAATCCCAAAACAGTTATTGACGTAGCTATTGTTGGGAAATATGTTGAGCTTCAAGATGCGTATAAATCAATAACAGAAGCTTTTATACATGCAGGTTCTGTACATGATTGTAAGGTTCGTGTCAATTGGATTCATAGTGAACATCTTGATGAACAAAATGTAAATAAAAAGTTTGAAAATTGTAGTGGTATCTTAGTAGCTCCTGGATTTGGAGCAAGGGGAGTTGAAGGCAAATTGGTTGCTGTGAAGTATGCTCGTGAGAATAATATTCCATTTTTGGGTATATGTTTAGGAATGCAGTGCGCAGTAGTGGAATTTGCAAGAAATGTTCTCAAGATCCCCGATGCGAATAGCACGGAAATGGACAGTAAAACAAAAAATCCAGTAGTAGACTTAATGGTAGAACAAAAAGGTAGTTTGGATTTAGGTGGAACTATGCGACTTGGAAGTTATCCATGCACAATATCGGAGAATACAAAAGCTTTTGAAGCATACAAATGCAAAGAGATAAATGAGCGCCACAGACATAGATATGAATTTAACAATAACTATCGGGATAAACTAGCTTCTGCAGGAATGGTTTTTTCAGGTACAAATATTGATACTGATTTGGTCGAAATAATAGAATTAAAAGATCACAGGTGGTTTGTGGGTGTTCAATTTCATCCAGAATACAAAAGTACAGTTGTTAATCCGCACCCTTTATTTATAGCATTTATAAAGAGTGCTATAGAATTCAAAAGTGAATTTGATAAAAGAAATAATAAATAA
- a CDS encoding MarC family protein: protein MNFSIVEILSSFMVLFAVIDITGSIPIILDLKARGNVIEAEKVSIVSLIILAAFLFLGEPLLGVFGVDIASFAIAGSFVLFILAMEMILGVEIFKHQSLTGASIVPIAFPLVAGAGTITTLLSLKAEYSTLNLSIAVVLNMVCVYIVLKLTKKIEKLLGPTGVMILRKIFGVILLAIAVRLFMSNLAIALEKLFPGIFYM from the coding sequence ATGAACTTTAGCATTGTAGAAATTTTGTCATCTTTTATGGTATTATTTGCAGTAATTGACATAACCGGCTCAATACCAATAATTTTAGATTTAAAAGCAAGAGGTAATGTTATTGAGGCTGAGAAGGTGTCTATTGTTTCACTTATAATTTTAGCAGCCTTCTTATTTCTTGGCGAACCTCTATTGGGCGTTTTTGGAGTTGATATCGCATCTTTTGCAATTGCTGGTAGTTTTGTTCTATTTATCTTAGCAATGGAGATGATTTTGGGTGTTGAAATATTTAAACACCAAAGTCTTACAGGAGCATCTATTGTCCCCATAGCATTTCCACTAGTGGCTGGTGCTGGTACAATAACCACCTTACTATCGCTCAAAGCAGAATACTCTACATTAAACTTATCTATAGCAGTGGTATTAAACATGGTGTGTGTGTACATTGTTCTTAAACTTACCAAAAAAATCGAAAAGCTTTTAGGACCAACGGGCGTAATGATTTTACGTAAAATATTTGGTGTTATCTTGTTAGCTATTGCAGTACGTCTATTTATGTCTAACTTGGCAATAGCTTTAGAAAAACTATTCCCCGGAATATTTTATATGTAG
- the yidD gene encoding membrane protein insertion efficiency factor YidD yields MSFLRFISKSIGWLLILPIQLYRYLFSPWLPNSCRHTPTCSSYAIEAIKTHGPFKGFWLGFKRILRCNPWGTHGYDPVPPKKGKSD; encoded by the coding sequence ATGTCATTTCTTAGATTTATCTCAAAATCAATAGGTTGGTTACTAATTTTACCTATCCAACTTTACAGATATTTATTTTCCCCATGGCTTCCAAATAGCTGCAGACATACACCAACATGTAGTTCCTATGCTATTGAAGCTATTAAAACACACGGTCCTTTTAAAGGATTTTGGCTAGGATTTAAACGAATTTTAAGGTGTAACCCATGGGGCACACACGGTTACGATCCTGTCCCTCCTAAGAAAGGTAAGAGCGATTAA
- a CDS encoding TonB-dependent receptor plug domain-containing protein, translated as MKRLIILTLSLTISLVVSAQTGSVRGFIYEKKNGEPVMFASVYLNGTTLGNFTDINGYYSITRIPPGKYTLVVTSIGYDTTKVEIRIENNRTLEQNLTLNESSISLDEFIVSAEKQEMQTQIFTSLVKITPKQVNMLPSVGGERDIAQFLQIVPGVVFTGDQGGQLYIRGGAPIQNKVLLDGMVIFNPFHSIGLFSVFDNDIIRNTDVFTGGFNAEYGGRTSSIMDFTTRDGNRKEFGGKLNVNTFATKLMIEGPIKKMTEDSYNSISYILSAKKSYIDWASQNLYPHLDTLRLPFGFADIFGKVSINGKTGNKLNFFGFSFNDNVTNYQGLADYNWNTYGLGASLILVPSGSSTMINMGFNYSGYTVGMNTRDGIPSSSSIGNFGFNMSFTYFIGDSELKYGLDLLNMRTKYAYTNSYNYTLDFNQSTSEIAAFVKYKFNLGNLIIDPGLRFINYSSLSETVLEPRVGLKWNLVNNFRIKGSGGFYSQNLIATNSDRDVVNLFYGFLSAPESELTYFDKAVKSNLQKAKHVVLGFEYDFTNFFTANVETYYKKFDQLININRNARYPDDQQHVEKPPLLKKELIVEKGDAYGLDFLFKYNHNQIYIWAVYSLGFVQRTGEFMDLENNTFQLTYPTHFDRRHNLNLTGSYTFGKGLLWEISGRWNFGSGFPFTPNAGFYEQIDFPDIDFDFETAHGDIQLIYGQINSKRLTTYHRLDINLKRTFALKGDAELVVDVGATNIYNRKNLFFFHRIQNKPVHQLPIMPSVGISLIF; from the coding sequence ATGAAAAGACTTATAATTCTAACACTATCACTAACAATTAGTCTTGTTGTTTCAGCTCAAACAGGTAGCGTTCGCGGCTTTATTTATGAAAAAAAGAATGGAGAACCGGTAATGTTTGCCAGTGTATATTTGAATGGAACAACATTAGGTAATTTTACCGATATTAATGGTTACTATTCTATTACTCGTATTCCGCCGGGTAAATATACCTTGGTGGTTACTTCAATTGGTTACGATACAACTAAAGTTGAAATTCGTATAGAGAACAACAGAACATTAGAGCAAAACCTTACATTAAATGAGTCAAGCATTAGTCTTGATGAGTTTATTGTTTCTGCTGAAAAACAAGAGATGCAAACACAAATATTTACTTCGTTGGTAAAAATTACTCCCAAACAGGTTAATATGTTGCCAAGTGTAGGAGGGGAGCGCGATATAGCTCAGTTTTTGCAAATAGTTCCGGGAGTTGTGTTTACTGGTGACCAAGGAGGTCAATTATATATACGTGGAGGCGCTCCAATTCAAAATAAAGTATTGCTCGATGGAATGGTTATTTTTAATCCGTTCCATAGCATTGGACTATTTTCTGTTTTTGATAATGATATTATCAGAAACACCGATGTTTTTACCGGTGGATTTAATGCTGAATACGGGGGACGAACCTCTTCAATCATGGATTTTACAACGCGTGACGGAAATAGAAAAGAGTTTGGAGGTAAGCTTAATGTAAACACTTTTGCGACAAAGCTCATGATAGAAGGTCCGATAAAGAAAATGACAGAAGATAGTTATAACTCAATATCTTATATTTTATCTGCAAAAAAATCATACATTGATTGGGCAAGCCAAAATTTATATCCTCATTTAGATACATTAAGGCTTCCATTTGGTTTTGCCGATATTTTTGGAAAAGTGTCAATTAATGGAAAAACGGGTAATAAGTTGAATTTTTTTGGTTTTTCATTTAATGACAATGTAACAAACTATCAGGGTTTAGCAGACTATAACTGGAATACTTATGGATTGGGGGCATCCTTGATTTTAGTTCCATCAGGCTCTTCCACAATGATAAATATGGGTTTCAACTATTCGGGATATACTGTAGGAATGAATACAAGAGATGGTATTCCAAGTAGTAGTTCAATAGGCAACTTTGGTTTTAATATGTCTTTTACCTATTTTATCGGAGATAGTGAGCTTAAATATGGTCTAGATCTTTTAAATATGCGTACAAAATACGCATATACAAACAGTTATAACTATACATTGGACTTTAACCAAAGCACATCGGAGATTGCAGCATTTGTGAAATACAAATTCAATTTAGGTAACCTTATTATCGATCCTGGGTTGCGATTTATTAACTATTCATCGTTATCGGAAACTGTTTTAGAACCACGCGTAGGTCTAAAGTGGAATTTAGTAAATAATTTTCGTATTAAGGGATCGGGAGGATTTTATTCACAGAATTTAATTGCGACAAATAGTGACAGAGATGTTGTCAATCTGTTTTACGGCTTTTTATCAGCACCCGAAAGCGAGCTGACATATTTTGATAAAGCTGTAAAATCAAATCTTCAAAAGGCTAAGCACGTCGTATTAGGATTTGAATACGATTTTACAAATTTCTTTACTGCAAATGTCGAAACATATTATAAAAAATTCGATCAGTTAATTAATATAAATAGAAATGCACGATATCCTGATGATCAGCAACATGTCGAAAAACCTCCACTATTGAAAAAAGAGCTTATTGTTGAAAAAGGCGACGCATACGGGCTTGATTTTCTGTTTAAGTACAACCATAACCAAATATATATATGGGCGGTTTACTCATTGGGTTTTGTTCAAAGAACAGGCGAATTTATGGATTTGGAGAATAATACATTTCAACTTACATATCCCACTCACTTTGACAGAAGACATAATCTGAATCTTACAGGCTCTTACACATTTGGCAAGGGATTGCTCTGGGAAATTTCGGGTAGATGGAATTTTGGTTCAGGCTTCCCTTTTACGCCTAATGCAGGCTTTTATGAACAGATAGATTTCCCTGACATTGATTTCGATTTTGAAACCGCTCACGGAGATATACAGCTAATATATGGTCAGATTAACTCAAAAAGATTAACAACATATCACCGACTTGATATTAATCTTAAAAGGACATTTGCTCTAAAAGGTGATGCCGAACTTGTTGTTGACGTAGGTGCAACAAACATTTATAATCGAAAAAATCTGTTTTTCTTTCATAGAATTCAAAATAAACCAGTACACCAATTGCCGATTATGCCAAGTGTAGGTATTTCATTAATATTCTAA
- a CDS encoding ABC transporter substrate-binding protein has protein sequence MSLKSQTIIALFAIFLLAYSCKNSSTSDYKIFRYNESKGIPTLDPAFARNQTIIWPTSNIFNGLVQLDNQLHVQPDIATHWKSSDDKLIHTFYLRTDVYFHEHELFGEKKTRKVTAQDFVYSFNRIIDPATSSPGAWIFANTDKNFGFNGFYALNDSVLQIKLTKPFVPFVAMLAMPYCMVVPKEAIDFLGDKFGQNPIGTGPFSFALWDLNNKLILKRNPIYFECDSLGNQLPYLDAIHISFIADKQSEFMEFLLGKIDFISGINATNKDELLTRDGQLRQKHHDKFYLQTYPYLNTEYLGFNLDSTKPGYVEKEVREALNYAFDRERMVVFLRNNLAIPANVSLTPPILYPDGSKQPKGYEFNQEKAINILKNAGYGTSKELKPITLTTTPDYLDIAEFFQHQAKQIGVKIVIETATGAAFRQKVANGDLPFFRASWIADYPHAENYLSLFYSKNLTPAGPNYTKFISPLYDSLYLQISTNEQFEHLIPKADSIVMSEAAVVPLFYDVVVRVVNKRVTNLPINSLNAISLKRTRVSDE, from the coding sequence GTGAGCCTTAAATCGCAAACAATAATCGCGTTGTTTGCGATTTTTCTGTTGGCGTACTCGTGCAAAAACAGTAGTACAAGCGACTATAAGATATTCAGATACAACGAATCGAAAGGGATACCGACTTTAGACCCTGCATTTGCCAGAAACCAGACTATAATTTGGCCCACATCGAATATTTTTAACGGACTTGTACAATTGGATAACCAATTGCATGTGCAGCCAGATATAGCAACACATTGGAAATCAAGTGACGATAAACTGATACATACGTTCTATTTGCGTACCGATGTCTATTTCCACGAACACGAACTATTTGGGGAAAAGAAAACAAGAAAGGTAACTGCACAAGATTTCGTTTATAGTTTTAACCGAATTATCGACCCCGCAACAAGTAGCCCGGGAGCATGGATTTTTGCAAACACCGACAAGAATTTCGGATTTAACGGCTTCTATGCACTAAACGACAGTGTATTGCAAATTAAACTAACAAAGCCATTCGTTCCGTTTGTTGCAATGTTGGCAATGCCTTACTGTATGGTTGTTCCAAAGGAAGCCATTGACTTTCTGGGAGATAAATTTGGTCAAAACCCTATTGGTACAGGTCCTTTCTCTTTTGCACTATGGGATTTAAACAACAAGCTAATTTTAAAACGCAACCCAATATATTTTGAATGCGACTCTTTAGGCAATCAACTGCCATACTTAGATGCAATACATATTTCGTTTATTGCCGACAAACAGTCTGAGTTTATGGAGTTTCTGCTCGGAAAAATTGACTTTATAAGTGGCATTAACGCAACCAACAAAGACGAGCTTTTAACACGCGATGGACAACTGCGCCAAAAGCACCACGATAAATTTTACCTGCAAACATACCCTTATCTAAACACTGAATATCTTGGGTTTAATTTAGATTCCACAAAACCGGGCTACGTGGAAAAGGAAGTAAGAGAGGCACTTAACTACGCTTTCGACCGAGAGCGAATGGTTGTGTTTTTAAGAAATAACCTTGCAATACCTGCCAACGTTTCATTAACTCCTCCAATACTGTATCCCGATGGAAGCAAGCAGCCAAAAGGATATGAGTTTAATCAAGAAAAAGCAATAAATATTTTAAAAAACGCAGGTTATGGCACAAGCAAGGAGCTGAAACCCATAACATTAACCACCACACCCGATTATTTGGATATTGCAGAGTTTTTCCAACATCAAGCAAAACAGATAGGAGTTAAAATAGTAATTGAAACCGCAACCGGAGCTGCATTCAGACAAAAAGTTGCTAACGGGGATTTACCGTTTTTCAGAGCCTCGTGGATTGCAGACTACCCCCACGCCGAAAACTACCTGTCGCTCTTTTACTCAAAAAACTTAACACCGGCAGGTCCTAACTATACAAAATTTATCTCTCCGCTGTATGACTCACTATATCTGCAAATATCTACAAACGAACAGTTTGAACACCTGATTCCAAAAGCCGACAGTATTGTAATGAGCGAAGCCGCTGTAGTACCGCTATTTTACGATGTTGTGGTAAGAGTTGTAAATAAAAGGGTTACAAATTTGCCGATAAATTCGCTTAATGCGATATCATTAAAACGTACGAGGGTTAGTGATGAATGA
- a CDS encoding SDR family oxidoreductase → MTQNKIALVTGATAGIGEATAQILAEQGINLIITGRRDEKLQKLKSSLEKNHKIVVKTLSFDIRSYEETEKAWNSLDKKWQTIDYLINNAGLAAGLDYIHEGSLEDWNQMIDTNIKGLLNISRLVLPVMAERKTGHVINIGSIAGKETYEKGGVYCATKHAVEAITKGMRIDMLQHGVKVTSVCPGMVETEFSLVRYKGDEERAKNVYKGLTPLTAEDIADTIWFVLSRPAHVCINDILIMPTAQASSGYVVRK, encoded by the coding sequence ATGACACAAAATAAAATAGCTCTAGTAACAGGTGCTACAGCAGGTATTGGAGAAGCAACCGCACAAATATTGGCAGAGCAAGGAATAAACCTTATAATTACAGGTCGCAGAGACGAAAAACTTCAAAAACTAAAAAGCTCTCTTGAGAAAAATCATAAGATTGTTGTAAAGACTCTTTCATTCGATATTCGAAGCTACGAAGAGACTGAAAAAGCGTGGAACAGCCTCGATAAAAAATGGCAGACAATTGATTATTTGATAAATAACGCAGGTCTTGCAGCTGGCTTGGATTACATCCATGAGGGTAGTCTTGAAGACTGGAACCAAATGATTGATACCAACATTAAAGGTCTTTTAAATATCAGCCGCTTAGTGCTTCCAGTAATGGCTGAGCGTAAAACCGGACACGTAATAAATATTGGCTCTATCGCTGGCAAAGAGACCTACGAAAAGGGTGGCGTTTATTGCGCAACAAAACATGCTGTTGAAGCTATTACCAAAGGAATGCGCATTGATATGCTACAACATGGGGTAAAAGTTACAAGCGTTTGTCCTGGCATGGTTGAGACCGAATTCTCACTAGTAAGGTATAAGGGAGATGAGGAACGTGCTAAAAATGTTTATAAAGGGCTAACTCCCCTGACAGCCGAGGATATCGCTGATACAATATGGTTCGTCCTTTCACGTCCGGCACATGTATGTATAAATGATATTTTAATAATGCCCACAGCGCAAGCAAGTTCGGGTTATGTTGTTAGAAAATAG
- a CDS encoding DUF349 domain-containing protein, translating to MNENPNQVQGEDTSHATDKPMQENTNLEQNFVSEDTTTNTPVDDAANQSQTSKLKNEVSESDTENTEPVVSESDVDKVESITSKSEVSQVTTSSTDSASVDDTSESDDVELDEDDEEEQETEDISSLSKTELFDKLTYIVENKPVNKVYQIVEDIRARYNEIVEEECEKEKKEFISKGNDEVDFIPSEDSLKEQFYNLVENYKLKLKDHREQVEKERDENLIKKQEIIKAIENLVNSEESLNKTFNDFHKLQEEWRSIGLVPQGATKHLYETYNHHVERFYDYIKINKELRDLDFKKNLEQKLELCEKAELLIVEPSIVKAFKQLQEYHKQWREIGPVSRDKKEELWDRFRVATAKVNQRHREHFVNLKEEQENNLKLKRALIVKVQEINKLTLVKPKKWEEKAKEIIEIQNNWRLIGFAPKKENNELFEQFKAECDTFFNAKRAFFEERRKEEQNNLQLKIDLCVQAESLKESTEWKQTTEEYIKLQKAWKDIGPVPRKHSESVWQRFRTACDAFFNSKSEHFGNVDKEQADNLAKKLELIEKVKAFELTGNDEADIQTLSDYQTSWTEIGFVPFDKKNKIQKDFRTALNVHYDKLNVSPKPIESFKSKSKSWGDSPKSKARVHQERNRLATKIRDLENEISLYENNIGFFSKSANADAMIRDIEKKIEKAKQTIVELKGKLEEIDSSDNED from the coding sequence ATGAACGAGAACCCAAATCAAGTGCAAGGCGAAGATACTTCGCACGCTACTGACAAACCTATGCAAGAGAATACAAATCTTGAGCAGAATTTTGTTAGTGAGGATACTACAACCAACACCCCGGTCGATGATGCCGCAAATCAATCACAAACCTCTAAATTAAAAAATGAAGTCTCAGAGTCTGACACAGAGAATACTGAACCAGTTGTTTCTGAATCTGACGTAGATAAAGTTGAATCAATTACTTCAAAATCGGAAGTAAGTCAAGTAACTACCAGTAGTACTGATTCTGCTTCTGTCGATGATACTTCAGAATCAGACGATGTTGAATTAGATGAAGATGACGAAGAAGAGCAGGAGACAGAAGATATTAGTTCACTTTCAAAAACAGAGTTGTTTGATAAATTAACTTATATTGTTGAAAACAAGCCTGTTAATAAAGTATATCAAATTGTTGAAGATATTCGTGCCCGATACAACGAAATAGTTGAAGAAGAGTGTGAAAAGGAGAAAAAGGAGTTTATTTCAAAAGGGAACGATGAAGTTGATTTTATCCCTTCAGAAGATAGTTTGAAAGAGCAATTTTACAACCTTGTAGAAAATTATAAACTCAAGCTAAAAGATCACAGAGAACAGGTAGAGAAGGAGAGAGACGAAAATCTTATTAAAAAACAAGAGATAATAAAAGCAATAGAGAATCTTGTAAATTCCGAGGAATCACTAAATAAAACATTCAACGATTTTCACAAACTACAGGAAGAGTGGCGTAGTATAGGATTGGTTCCGCAGGGTGCAACAAAACACCTATATGAAACATATAACCATCACGTGGAGAGATTTTATGATTATATTAAAATAAACAAAGAACTACGTGATCTTGATTTTAAGAAAAATCTTGAACAGAAATTAGAATTATGCGAAAAAGCTGAACTACTTATAGTTGAACCATCTATAGTTAAGGCTTTCAAACAGCTTCAGGAGTATCATAAGCAGTGGCGTGAAATAGGTCCTGTGTCGCGTGATAAAAAAGAGGAGCTTTGGGATAGATTTAGAGTAGCCACAGCTAAAGTTAATCAACGGCATCGTGAACATTTCGTAAATCTTAAAGAAGAACAGGAAAACAATCTAAAATTGAAACGTGCCTTGATTGTTAAAGTTCAAGAGATAAATAAACTTACTTTGGTTAAACCTAAAAAATGGGAAGAAAAGGCGAAAGAAATTATAGAAATACAAAATAATTGGAGATTAATTGGTTTTGCTCCCAAAAAAGAGAACAACGAACTTTTTGAACAATTTAAAGCTGAATGCGACACATTCTTCAATGCTAAAAGAGCATTTTTTGAAGAGAGAAGAAAAGAAGAACAAAATAATCTTCAATTAAAGATTGATTTGTGTGTACAGGCTGAATCTTTGAAAGAAAGCACTGAATGGAAACAAACAACCGAAGAGTATATTAAACTTCAAAAAGCTTGGAAAGATATTGGTCCGGTTCCTCGTAAACATTCTGAGTCAGTTTGGCAGAGATTCCGCACAGCCTGTGATGCTTTTTTCAACTCAAAATCAGAGCATTTTGGAAATGTAGATAAAGAGCAAGCCGATAACTTAGCGAAAAAACTTGAACTGATTGAAAAAGTCAAAGCCTTCGAATTGACCGGTAATGACGAAGCCGATATACAAACACTTAGCGATTATCAAACATCGTGGACTGAAATAGGATTTGTTCCTTTTGACAAAAAGAATAAAATACAGAAAGATTTCAGGACTGCCCTGAATGTACATTACGACAAGTTAAATGTAAGTCCAAAACCTATTGAAAGTTTCAAAAGTAAATCTAAAAGTTGGGGAGACTCTCCCAAGTCAAAAGCAAGGGTACATCAAGAAAGGAATAGGTTGGCCACAAAAATACGCGATTTAGAAAATGAAATTTCCTTGTATGAAAATAATATCGGGTTTTTCAGTAAATCGGCAAATGCAGATGCTATGATTCGAGATATCGAAAAGAAAATAGAAAAAGCTAAACAAACAATAGTCGAACTTAAAGGTAAACTCGAGGAAATTGATAGTTCCGACAATGAAGATTAA
- a CDS encoding 3'-5' exonuclease, with amino-acid sequence MKSFVAIDFETANQYRSSVCSVGLVFVENLKIVDTFYELIRPTPNFYCSWATKIHGITYYDTINSLEFPDVWAKIREMIKDFPLVAHNSAFDESCLKAVLDSYGIEHHHNTFYCTCRESRRLFPDLPNHQLHTVSEFLGFHLDDHHNALADAEACAHIAINVFR; translated from the coding sequence ATGAAATCTTTTGTCGCCATAGATTTTGAAACAGCAAATCAATATCGCAGTAGCGTTTGCAGTGTTGGGTTGGTATTTGTCGAGAATTTAAAAATTGTTGACACTTTTTACGAACTTATCCGCCCTACACCAAACTTCTATTGCAGTTGGGCAACAAAAATTCATGGTATAACTTACTATGACACAATAAACTCATTAGAGTTTCCTGATGTTTGGGCAAAGATTCGTGAAATGATTAAAGATTTTCCGCTTGTTGCTCATAATAGTGCTTTTGATGAGAGTTGTTTAAAAGCTGTTTTGGATAGTTATGGAATTGAACATCATCACAATACATTTTATTGCACTTGTCGAGAATCGAGAAGATTATTTCCAGATTTGCCCAATCATCAATTGCATACGGTTTCAGAGTTTTTGGGTTTCCATCTTGACGATCATCACAATGCTTTGGCTGATGCCGAGGCTTGTGCTCATATTGCTATTAATGTTTTTAGATAA